One genomic window of Streptomonospora nanhaiensis includes the following:
- a CDS encoding copper transporter produces the protein MIDFRYHLVSIVAVFLALAVGIVLGTTMLQDPLLNALKDETSALREESDRLRSEKDVTERYGTGVDQLADATAEDALRDRLSGVGVAVVEAPGVHEDLRSGVVERIEQAGGEVAGRVVLTDAYLDPDQSAFVGELTDQLAAGADLPEGAAHTRAGSLLAHAVLVPEVTGTEDPDGKDTTAFDAEAALAAFAEGGLVTVHGEPAQAARIAVVLAPSEPFAADTATAASSTAPGGTDAPTGNDIMLAVAGGLHEAAEAAVLVGGTTSVGPGGLVGRARAEQVPYSTVDSAGRASGDVAAALVVAAAAQGRTGAYGTAEGTDGFLPDPLPAPRAEEEAEPTDEADPAQDRKAAPRPRPDRDHPTG, from the coding sequence GTGATCGACTTCCGCTACCACCTGGTGTCCATCGTCGCCGTCTTCCTGGCGCTGGCCGTGGGCATCGTCCTGGGCACCACCATGCTCCAGGACCCGCTGCTCAACGCCCTCAAGGACGAGACCTCGGCACTGCGCGAGGAGTCCGACCGGCTCCGCTCGGAGAAGGACGTCACCGAGCGCTACGGCACCGGCGTCGACCAGCTCGCCGACGCCACCGCCGAGGACGCGCTGCGCGACCGCCTCAGCGGCGTCGGCGTGGCCGTCGTGGAGGCCCCCGGCGTGCACGAGGACCTCCGCTCGGGCGTGGTCGAACGCATCGAGCAGGCCGGCGGCGAGGTCGCCGGCCGCGTCGTCCTCACCGACGCCTACCTCGACCCCGACCAGTCCGCCTTCGTCGGCGAACTCACCGACCAGCTCGCCGCAGGGGCCGACCTGCCTGAAGGCGCCGCCCACACCCGCGCGGGCTCCCTGCTGGCCCACGCCGTCCTGGTGCCCGAGGTCACCGGCACCGAGGACCCCGACGGCAAGGACACCACCGCCTTCGACGCCGAGGCCGCGCTGGCCGCGTTCGCCGAGGGCGGGCTGGTGACCGTGCACGGCGAACCCGCCCAGGCCGCCCGCATCGCCGTGGTCCTGGCGCCCTCTGAACCGTTCGCCGCCGACACCGCCACCGCCGCGTCCTCCACCGCACCCGGCGGCACCGACGCGCCCACCGGCAACGACATCATGCTCGCCGTGGCGGGCGGCCTGCACGAGGCCGCCGAGGCCGCCGTGCTGGTGGGCGGCACCACCTCGGTCGGACCCGGCGGACTCGTCGGCCGCGCCCGCGCCGAGCAGGTGCCCTACAGCACCGTCGACTCCGCCGGCCGCGCCTCCGGCGACGTCGCCGCCGCGCTCGTGGTGGCCGCCGCCGCCCAGGGCCGCACCGGCGCCTACGGCACCGCCGAGGGCACCGACGGCTTCCTGCCCGACCCCCTGCCCGCGCCGCGCGCCGAGGAGGAGGCGGAGCCCACCGACGAGGCCGACCCCGCCCAGGACCGCAAGGCCGCGCCCCGGCCCCGCCCCGACCGCGACCACCCCACCGGATAG
- a CDS encoding TerC family protein, producing the protein MDVPLWVWLVTIGGMIAILVIDLAIVDHPWSKKSGPREFGMKQAAWWAAFYIGIAILFGFGIWYVGGGTLAGEYFAGFITEKSLSVDNLFVFYLIMSSFAVPRKYQHEVLLVGIVIALIMRGIFIAIGAQAINAFSEVFYAFGALLIFTAIKIVRDHVKQDEEDKDYTDSFAVRMVRKIWPVTDDYHGAKLMVKLDGRRHVTPMLMVIVAIGMTDLIFAIDSIPAIFGLTQDPYLVFTANAFALLGLRQLYFLLAGLMDRLAYISWGLAAIMVFIGIKMILHALHENHVPVPEISTGLSLGVICGVMTITVVASLFQSRSKPGKEPEPTGSGVRGGSGE; encoded by the coding sequence GTGGATGTTCCCCTGTGGGTGTGGCTGGTCACAATCGGTGGCATGATTGCCATCCTGGTAATCGATCTCGCCATCGTCGACCACCCCTGGAGTAAGAAGTCCGGTCCCCGCGAGTTCGGCATGAAGCAGGCGGCCTGGTGGGCTGCCTTCTACATCGGCATCGCGATCCTGTTCGGGTTCGGCATCTGGTATGTCGGCGGCGGCACCTTGGCCGGCGAGTACTTCGCCGGGTTCATCACCGAGAAGAGCCTCAGCGTCGACAACCTGTTCGTGTTCTACCTGATCATGAGCAGCTTCGCGGTGCCACGGAAGTACCAGCACGAGGTCCTGCTGGTCGGCATCGTCATCGCGCTGATCATGCGCGGTATCTTCATCGCCATCGGCGCCCAGGCCATCAACGCCTTCAGCGAGGTGTTCTACGCCTTCGGCGCGCTGCTGATCTTCACGGCGATCAAGATCGTCCGCGACCACGTCAAGCAGGACGAAGAGGACAAGGACTACACCGACAGCTTCGCCGTCCGGATGGTCCGCAAGATCTGGCCGGTGACCGACGACTACCACGGCGCCAAGCTGATGGTGAAGCTCGACGGCCGCCGCCACGTCACCCCGATGCTGATGGTCATCGTCGCCATCGGCATGACCGACCTCATCTTCGCGATCGACAGCATCCCGGCCATCTTCGGCCTCACCCAGGACCCCTACCTGGTGTTCACCGCCAACGCGTTCGCGCTCCTGGGCCTGCGCCAGCTGTACTTCCTGCTGGCCGGCCTGATGGACCGCCTGGCCTACATCAGCTGGGGCCTGGCCGCCATCATGGTGTTCATCGGCATCAAGATGATCCTGCACGCCCTGCACGAGAACCACGTGCCCGTGCCCGAGATCAGCACGGGCCTGTCGCTGGGCGTCATCTGCGGCGTGATGACCATCACCGTCGTGGCCAGCCTGTTCCAGTCCCGTTCGAAGCCGGGCAAGGAGCCCGAGCCCACCGGAAGCGGTGTCCGCGGCGGTTCCGGCGAGTGA
- a CDS encoding glycosyltransferase family 4 protein, which yields MRIALVIGVSSGGVGNHVRALAEGLAARGHRVAVLGPAGTEERFGFTAVGARFAAVDIGGTPRPLHDTAALARLSALCAKADVVHAHGVRAGALCALAGAAPLAVTVHNAPPRLRGPAGLVFPVLERVVARRAEAVLAVSGDLEARMRRGGARRVRPAVVAAPPLAALRRPPHLVRAELGAGEGPLVLVVARLAAQKGIDVLLRAAPAICARTPRPVIAVAGEGPLRARAEAAVRERGLPVRLLGHRADVADLLAAADVFVLPSRWEGPSLVVMEALRAQLPVVATCVGGIPDRYAESALLVAPEDPDALARAVGGVLDDPDLAARLRTRAARAAAHLPTEDDVLDQVLGVYATLRGGGGRPRFTARWSGTPMRRAPRWSGTKHGSTTRPWMAS from the coding sequence ATGCGCATCGCATTGGTGATCGGGGTCAGTAGCGGAGGCGTGGGCAATCACGTGCGGGCACTGGCGGAGGGGCTCGCCGCCCGGGGCCACCGGGTGGCGGTCCTCGGGCCGGCGGGCACGGAGGAGCGGTTCGGCTTCACCGCCGTCGGCGCCCGCTTCGCGGCGGTCGACATCGGGGGGACCCCCCGTCCGCTCCACGACACCGCCGCGCTCGCGCGCCTCAGCGCGCTGTGCGCCAAGGCGGACGTCGTGCACGCCCACGGCGTGCGCGCGGGCGCCCTGTGCGCCCTGGCCGGAGCCGCGCCGCTCGCGGTGACCGTGCACAACGCCCCGCCGCGGCTGCGGGGTCCGGCCGGCCTGGTGTTCCCGGTGCTGGAGCGCGTGGTGGCGCGCCGCGCCGAGGCGGTCCTGGCCGTCTCCGGCGACCTGGAGGCGCGCATGCGCCGCGGCGGTGCCCGCCGGGTGCGCCCGGCCGTGGTGGCCGCGCCCCCGCTGGCCGCCCTGCGGCGCCCGCCCCACCTGGTGCGTGCCGAACTCGGTGCGGGGGAGGGGCCGCTGGTGCTGGTGGTGGCGCGCCTGGCCGCGCAGAAGGGGATCGACGTGCTGCTGCGCGCCGCCCCCGCCATCTGCGCGCGCACCCCGCGCCCGGTCATCGCGGTCGCCGGGGAGGGCCCGCTGCGCGCCCGCGCCGAGGCCGCCGTCCGCGAGCGCGGACTGCCGGTGCGGCTGCTGGGCCACCGCGCCGACGTCGCCGACCTGCTGGCCGCGGCCGACGTGTTCGTGCTGCCCAGCCGCTGGGAGGGCCCCTCGCTGGTGGTCATGGAGGCGCTGCGCGCCCAGCTCCCGGTGGTGGCCACCTGCGTGGGGGGAATCCCCGACCGCTACGCCGAGTCCGCGCTGCTGGTGGCCCCCGAGGACCCCGACGCGCTGGCCCGCGCGGTGGGCGGGGTGCTGGACGACCCCGACCTGGCGGCCCGGCTGCGCACCCGCGCGGCGCGCGCGGCGGCCCACCTGCCCACCGAGGACGACGTCCTTGACCAGGTACTCGGCGTCTACGCGACCCTGCGCGGCGGGGGCGGCCGTCCCCGCTTCACCGCACGATGGTCCGGGACGCCGATGCGACGTGCGCCACGTTGGTCTGGCACAAAGCACGGTTCCACGACACGACCTTGGATGGCATCATGA
- the uvrA gene encoding excinuclease ABC subunit UvrA has product MAEELVIRGAREHNLKDVKLDLPRDSMIVFTGLSGSGKSSLAFDTIFAEGQRRYVESLSAYARQFLGQMDKPDVDFIEGLSPAVSIDQKSTSRNPRSTVGTITEVYDYLRLLWARIGVPHCPECGREIARQTPQQIVDRVLELPEGTRFQVLAPVVRGRKGEYTELFKDLQTKGFTRAMVDGTLVRLDEAPALKKYEKHDISVVVDRLTVKGSAQKRLTDSVETALQLAGGTIVLDFVDEPEDNPEREKVFSEHLYCPYDDLSFEELEPRSFSFNSPYGACPDCAGLGTRMEVDPELLVPDPAKTLNEGAIAVWSGGHALEYFGRLIQAVGDAIGFDMDTPWERLPKAARKALLEGHDTQVHVRYRNRYGRTRSYYTNFEGVIPWVKRRHSESESDSGRERLEGFMRTVPCPSCQGRRLKPVVLAVTVGGSSIADVSALPLSECAAFLRDLKLSEREQVIAAQVLKEINARLGFLLDVGLDYLSLERSAGSLSGGEAQRIRLATQIGSGLVGVLYVLDEPSIGLHQRDNFRLLETLQRLRDIGNTLIVVEHDEDTIRAADWVVDIGPGAGEHGGEVVVSGTVNDLLNSTTSMTGDYLTGRRRIEVPEVRRPRAKGRELVVKGARENNLKNIDVAFPLGVFTAVTGVSGSGKSTLVNEILYKALAKELNGARSVPGRHTRVNGLNQVDKVVHVDQSPIGRTPRSNPATYSGVFDHIRKLFAQTTEAKMRGYQPGRFSFNIKGGRCEACAGDGTIKIEMQFLPDVYVPCEVCHGARYNRETLDVHYKGKTIADVLDMPIEEALDFFEPISAIRRHMQTLNDVGLGYVRLGQPATTLSGGEAQRVKLAAELQRRSTGRTVYVLDEPTTGLHFEDIRKLLGVLNRLADSGNTVIVIEHNLDVIKTADYIIDMGPEGGSRGGTVVATGTPEEVAKVEESYTGHFLAQIV; this is encoded by the coding sequence ATGGCCGAAGAGCTGGTGATCCGGGGCGCCCGGGAGCACAACCTCAAGGACGTCAAGCTCGACCTGCCGCGCGACTCCATGATCGTGTTCACGGGGCTGTCGGGATCGGGCAAGTCCTCCCTGGCCTTCGACACCATCTTCGCCGAGGGCCAGCGCCGCTACGTGGAGTCGCTGTCGGCCTACGCCCGGCAGTTCCTCGGCCAGATGGACAAGCCCGACGTCGACTTCATCGAGGGCCTGTCCCCGGCGGTCTCCATCGACCAGAAGTCCACCAGCCGCAACCCCCGCTCCACCGTCGGCACCATCACCGAGGTCTACGACTACCTGCGCCTGCTGTGGGCGCGCATCGGCGTGCCGCACTGCCCCGAGTGCGGGCGTGAGATCGCCCGCCAGACCCCCCAGCAGATCGTCGACCGCGTCCTGGAGCTCCCCGAGGGCACCCGCTTCCAGGTGCTGGCGCCGGTGGTGCGCGGCCGCAAGGGCGAGTACACCGAGCTGTTCAAGGACCTCCAGACCAAGGGCTTCACCCGCGCCATGGTCGACGGCACCCTTGTCCGCCTCGACGAGGCCCCCGCGCTCAAGAAGTACGAGAAGCACGACATCTCCGTCGTGGTCGACCGGCTCACCGTCAAGGGGTCCGCCCAGAAGCGGCTCACCGACTCCGTCGAGACCGCGCTGCAGCTGGCCGGCGGCACCATCGTGCTCGACTTCGTCGACGAGCCCGAGGACAACCCCGAGCGCGAGAAGGTGTTCTCCGAGCACCTCTACTGCCCCTACGACGACCTCTCCTTCGAGGAGCTGGAGCCGCGGTCCTTCTCCTTCAACTCGCCCTACGGCGCCTGCCCCGACTGCGCCGGCCTGGGCACCCGCATGGAGGTCGACCCCGAACTCCTGGTCCCCGACCCCGCCAAGACCCTCAACGAGGGCGCCATCGCGGTGTGGTCGGGCGGGCACGCCCTGGAGTACTTCGGCCGCCTCATCCAGGCCGTGGGCGACGCCATCGGCTTCGACATGGACACCCCCTGGGAGCGGCTGCCCAAGGCCGCCCGCAAGGCCCTGCTGGAGGGCCACGACACCCAGGTGCACGTGCGCTACCGCAACCGCTACGGCCGCACCCGCTCCTACTACACCAACTTCGAGGGCGTCATCCCCTGGGTGAAGCGCCGCCACTCCGAGAGCGAGAGCGACTCCGGGCGCGAGCGCCTCGAAGGCTTCATGCGCACCGTGCCCTGCCCCAGCTGCCAGGGCCGCCGCCTCAAGCCGGTGGTGCTGGCCGTGACCGTGGGCGGCTCCTCCATCGCCGACGTCAGCGCCCTGCCGCTCAGCGAGTGCGCCGCCTTCCTGCGCGACCTCAAGCTGAGCGAGCGCGAGCAGGTCATCGCCGCCCAGGTGCTCAAGGAGATCAACGCCCGGCTCGGGTTCCTGCTCGACGTCGGCCTGGACTACCTCTCCCTGGAGCGGTCCGCCGGCTCCCTGTCGGGCGGCGAGGCCCAGCGCATCCGCCTGGCCACCCAGATCGGGTCGGGCCTGGTGGGCGTCCTCTACGTCCTGGACGAGCCCTCCATCGGCCTGCACCAGCGTGACAACTTCCGGCTGCTGGAGACCCTCCAGCGGCTGCGCGACATCGGCAACACCCTCATCGTGGTCGAGCACGACGAGGACACCATCCGCGCCGCCGACTGGGTGGTCGACATCGGTCCCGGCGCCGGCGAGCACGGCGGCGAGGTCGTCGTCTCGGGCACCGTCAACGACCTCCTCAACAGCACCACCTCGATGACCGGCGACTACCTCACCGGGCGCCGCCGCATCGAGGTCCCCGAGGTCCGCCGGCCGCGCGCCAAGGGCCGCGAACTCGTGGTCAAGGGCGCCCGCGAGAACAACCTCAAGAACATCGACGTCGCGTTCCCCCTGGGCGTGTTCACCGCCGTCACCGGCGTCTCGGGCTCGGGCAAGTCCACCCTGGTCAACGAGATCCTGTACAAGGCGCTGGCCAAGGAGTTGAACGGCGCGCGCTCGGTGCCCGGCCGCCACACCCGCGTCAACGGCCTCAACCAGGTCGACAAGGTCGTGCACGTCGACCAGAGCCCCATCGGCCGCACCCCGCGCTCCAACCCGGCCACCTACTCCGGGGTCTTCGACCACATCCGCAAGCTCTTCGCGCAGACCACCGAGGCCAAGATGCGCGGCTACCAGCCGGGCCGCTTCTCGTTCAACATCAAGGGCGGCCGGTGCGAGGCGTGCGCCGGCGACGGCACGATCAAGATCGAGATGCAGTTCCTGCCCGACGTCTACGTGCCCTGCGAGGTCTGCCACGGCGCCCGCTACAACCGCGAGACCCTCGACGTCCACTACAAGGGCAAGACCATCGCCGACGTGCTCGACATGCCGATCGAGGAGGCGCTGGACTTCTTCGAGCCCATCTCCGCGATCCGCCGGCACATGCAGACCCTCAACGACGTCGGCCTGGGCTACGTGCGGCTGGGCCAGCCCGCCACCACCCTCTCCGGTGGCGAGGCCCAGCGGGTGAAGCTCGCGGCCGAACTCCAGCGCCGCTCCACGGGGCGTACCGTCTACGTGTTGGACGAGCCCACCACCGGCCTGCACTTCGAGGACATCCGCAAGCTGCTGGGCGTGCTCAACCGCCTTGCCGACAGCGGCAACACGGTCATCGTCATCGAGCACAACCTCGACGTGATCAAGACCGCCGACTACATCATCGACATGGGCCCCGAGGGGGGATCGCGCGGCGGCACCGTGGTGGCCACCGGCACCCCCGAGGAGGTCGCCAAGGTCGAGGAGTCCTACACCGGGCACTTCCTCGCCCAGATCGTCTAG
- a CDS encoding RDD family protein, with amino-acid sequence MSYPPPYDGAAGSPRSAPHAGGAGAPSGHVPPYPGPDGPLPHAAAPPPYPGPDGPAAAPPRYPAAEGPAAVPLPHEPLPPYRPVPGGAGPAADPSGRRPLADWWRRVWARVIDGVAVTLPIAVLGFIVSLTFAGAQALSGGFSETSFSIVYGIVTFVLSVVYETVCVKRWRRTLGMHLMGLEVAPVRGAGRPGPIPVLSMIARASVLNLPTLVSYSTGWTITVGVGVILACYLWPLWDRPNRQGLHDKIAATVVVRTD; translated from the coding sequence ATGAGCTACCCCCCGCCCTATGACGGCGCGGCCGGGTCCCCCCGCAGCGCGCCGCACGCCGGCGGCGCCGGTGCCCCCAGCGGGCACGTACCGCCCTACCCGGGCCCCGACGGTCCGCTGCCCCACGCCGCGGCTCCGCCGCCCTACCCGGGCCCCGACGGCCCGGCGGCCGCCCCGCCGCGCTACCCGGCGGCCGAGGGCCCCGCCGCCGTCCCGCTCCCGCACGAGCCCCTGCCGCCCTACCGCCCCGTGCCGGGCGGTGCGGGGCCGGCGGCCGACCCCTCGGGGCGGCGCCCGCTCGCCGACTGGTGGCGGCGCGTGTGGGCCCGCGTCATCGACGGCGTCGCGGTGACCCTGCCCATCGCGGTCCTCGGGTTCATCGTGTCGCTGACCTTCGCGGGCGCCCAGGCGCTGAGCGGCGGGTTCTCCGAGACCAGCTTCTCGATCGTCTACGGCATCGTCACGTTCGTGCTGTCGGTCGTCTACGAGACCGTCTGCGTGAAGCGGTGGCGCCGCACCCTGGGCATGCACCTGATGGGGCTGGAGGTCGCCCCGGTGCGCGGCGCGGGGCGGCCCGGCCCCATCCCGGTGCTGTCGATGATCGCCCGCGCCTCCGTGCTGAACCTGCCCACGCTGGTGTCCTACAGCACCGGCTGGACCATCACCGTGGGCGTCGGGGTGATCCTGGCCTGCTACCTGTGGCCGCTGTGGGACCGGCCCAACCGGCAGGGCCTGCACGACAAGATCGCCGCCACGGTGGTCGTCCGCACGGACTGA
- the murJ gene encoding murein biosynthesis integral membrane protein MurJ, giving the protein MTPLRLGAGVAGAAVVIAGATALARLAGFGRTLVFSQTVGDTCLGTAYVTANQLPTVLFETVIGGAVAGMVVPVLASAAARGEREHVEHTASALLTWVAVAAVPLSAATAALAVPAMSVLLGPAAGCDRAALLALSARFLLVFAPQVLLYGLAAVLYGILQAHRRFLAPALAPLVSSVVVIAAYIAFVPLAGPHRDDPAGLPVPAELALSAGTTAGVAALLLTALVPARRLRLRLRPRLTFPPGTGRRARALAAAALLPPAAMQVVLLVNLALANRGGGGAAVLQTYAWTLFTLPYGIVAVPIATSAFTALSVRHGEGDRDGFAATLAGSARALVMAAGLLAAALAGAAAPVAAVFAQHDPQGLHRALVAYAPGVLGFGLGALLSRALYASHHGRAAAAAQVTGWVGVAVCGAVLVAIVPPAWTVAALGASASAGLTLAAVLLVAATLAVHGRAALAGVGRALAAAVVGGCLGAVAGGGAAALVDGGGAAAEAGGALLAAAVSSAVFAVAASALDPASARAALARLRRARPAPPEHGGHLGGAP; this is encoded by the coding sequence GTGACTCCGCTGCGGCTGGGTGCGGGGGTGGCCGGGGCGGCGGTGGTCATCGCCGGGGCCACGGCGCTGGCCCGGCTCGCCGGGTTCGGGCGGACGCTGGTGTTCTCCCAGACCGTGGGCGACACCTGCCTGGGGACCGCCTACGTCACCGCCAACCAGCTCCCCACCGTCCTGTTCGAGACCGTCATCGGCGGCGCCGTGGCCGGGATGGTGGTGCCGGTGCTCGCCTCGGCCGCCGCCCGGGGCGAGCGCGAGCACGTCGAGCACACCGCCTCGGCCCTGCTGACGTGGGTGGCCGTCGCGGCCGTGCCGCTGAGCGCGGCGACCGCCGCGCTCGCGGTGCCCGCCATGTCGGTGCTGCTCGGGCCCGCCGCCGGATGCGACCGGGCGGCCCTGCTGGCCCTGTCCGCGCGGTTCCTCCTCGTCTTCGCGCCCCAGGTGCTGCTCTACGGCCTGGCCGCCGTGCTCTACGGCATCCTGCAGGCACACCGCCGCTTCCTCGCCCCCGCGCTGGCGCCGCTGGTCTCCAGCGTCGTCGTGATCGCCGCCTACATCGCGTTCGTGCCGCTGGCCGGACCCCACCGCGACGACCCCGCCGGGCTGCCCGTGCCCGCCGAACTGGCGCTGTCGGCGGGCACCACCGCCGGGGTCGCCGCGCTCCTGCTCACCGCGCTGGTGCCCGCCCGCCGCCTGCGCCTGCGGCTGCGCCCCCGCCTGACGTTCCCGCCGGGCACCGGCCGCCGCGCCCGCGCGCTGGCGGCCGCCGCGCTGCTGCCCCCGGCCGCCATGCAGGTCGTGCTGCTGGTCAACCTCGCCCTGGCCAACCGGGGCGGCGGGGGAGCGGCGGTCCTGCAGACCTACGCCTGGACCCTCTTCACGCTTCCCTACGGGATCGTGGCGGTGCCCATCGCCACCAGCGCGTTCACCGCTCTGTCGGTCCGCCACGGCGAGGGCGACCGCGACGGCTTCGCCGCCACGCTGGCGGGCAGCGCGCGGGCGCTGGTGATGGCCGCCGGACTGCTCGCCGCCGCGCTCGCGGGCGCGGCCGCGCCGGTGGCCGCCGTGTTCGCCCAGCACGACCCCCAGGGCCTGCACCGGGCGCTGGTCGCCTACGCCCCCGGCGTGCTCGGGTTCGGCCTGGGCGCCCTGCTCAGCCGGGCGCTGTACGCCTCCCACCACGGCCGCGCCGCCGCGGCGGCCCAGGTCACCGGGTGGGTGGGGGTCGCGGTCTGCGGCGCGGTGCTGGTCGCCATCGTGCCGCCTGCCTGGACGGTCGCGGCGCTGGGCGCGAGCGCCTCCGCCGGGCTGACCCTGGCCGCCGTGCTGCTGGTGGCCGCCACCCTCGCCGTCCACGGCCGCGCGGCTCTGGCCGGGGTGGGCCGCGCCCTGGCCGCCGCCGTGGTGGGCGGCTGCCTGGGCGCGGTGGCGGGCGGTGGCGCCGCCGCCCTGGTCGACGGCGGGGGCGCGGCCGCCGAGGCCGGCGGCGCCCTCCTGGCCGCCGCCGTGTCGTCGGCGGTCTTCGCCGTGGCGGCGTCGGCACTGGACCCGGCCTCGGCCCGCGCCGCCCTGGCCCGGCTGCGCCGCGCGCGCCCCGCCCCGCCCGAGCACGGCGGCCACCTCGGCGGCGCTCCGTGA
- a CDS encoding RDD family protein: MSQDTPAERPAALGRRILARLVDVIVLGAIGMLVTAAVVSTVPGADDPLRMDVLPTLLLSVGLFALYLGYEAAFTAVYGATPGKLLLRLRVVEAEPVVGAPRAGAVAVLKRSSILYVSVLLNFVPVVSFLGLVVSVYAVVSSLVDRPRHRGLQDKAAGTAVVSGGTGRAAPGPGRAAGR, encoded by the coding sequence ATGAGCCAGGACACCCCCGCCGAACGGCCGGCCGCACTCGGCCGCCGCATCCTGGCCCGGCTGGTCGACGTAATCGTCCTGGGCGCCATCGGCATGCTCGTCACCGCCGCGGTGGTCAGCACCGTGCCCGGCGCCGACGACCCCCTGCGCATGGACGTCCTGCCCACCCTGCTGCTGTCGGTGGGGCTGTTCGCGCTCTACCTGGGCTACGAGGCCGCCTTCACCGCCGTCTACGGCGCCACCCCGGGCAAGCTGCTGCTGCGGCTGCGCGTGGTCGAGGCCGAGCCGGTGGTGGGCGCGCCGCGCGCGGGCGCGGTGGCCGTGCTCAAGCGCTCCTCCATCCTGTACGTGTCGGTGCTGCTCAACTTCGTCCCGGTGGTCAGCTTCCTGGGCCTGGTGGTGTCGGTCTACGCGGTCGTGTCCTCCCTGGTCGACCGCCCGCGCCACCGCGGCCTGCAGGACAAGGCCGCCGGAACCGCCGTGGTGAGCGGCGGGACCGGCCGCGCGGCGCCCGGTCCGGGCCGGGCGGCCGGGCGGTAG